Proteins encoded together in one Miscanthus floridulus cultivar M001 chromosome 16, ASM1932011v1, whole genome shotgun sequence window:
- the LOC136513375 gene encoding universal stress protein PHOS32-like, producing MATHPASPTAGAGGDRSPSGPPPVRLSAAQAVAAIQPTSPRYFFSSLAAASAAASSPHRRIGIAVDLSDESAFAVNWAVQNYLRPGDAVVLLHVRPTSVLYGADWGSIPVSVDDDPDADIAEGAARAAAAEEEPEEAKKKREEEFDAFTSTKAQDLAQPLVGAQIPFKIHIVKDHDMKERLCLEAERLGLSAMIMGSRGFGASRRAGKGRLGSVSDYCVHHCFCPVVVVRYPDDAFGDELRTVPENEPVYHEALEAQKEK from the coding sequence ATGGCGACGCACCCGGCCTCCCCGACGGCCGGCGCTGGTGGCGACAGGTCGCCGTCCGGCCCGCCGCCGGTGCGCTTGTCCGCGGCGCAGGCGGTGGCAGCGATCCAGCCCACCTCGCCGCGGTACTTCTTCTCCTCGCTGGCTGCCGCCTCCGCCGCGGCGTCCTCCCCGCACCGCCGCATCGGCATCGCCGTCGACCTCTCCGACGAGTCCGCCTTCGCCGTCAATTGGGCCGTCCAGAACTACCTCCGCCCCGGGGACGCCGTCGTGCTGCTCCACGTCCGCCCCACCTCCGTGCTCTATGGCGCCGACTGGGGCTCCATCCCGGTCTCCGTCGACGACGACCCCGACGCCGACATCGCCGAGGGCGCGGCGCGCGCTGCGGCCgccgaggaggagcccgaggaggcCAAGAAGAAGCGGGAGGAGGAGTTCGACGCCTTCACGTCCACCAAGGCGCAGGACCTTGCGCAGCCGCTCGTCGGCGCGCAGATCCCCTTCAAGATCCACATCGTCAAAGACCACGACATGAAGGAGCGCCTATGCCTCGAGGCCGAGCGCCTCGGCCTGTCCGCCATGATCATGGGCAGCCGAGGATTCGGTGCCTCCCGCAGGGCCGGGAAAGGGAGGCTCGGGAGCGTCAGTGACTACTGCGTGCACCACTGCTTCTGCCCCGTTGTGGTTGTGCGCTACCCAGATGATGCTTTCGGGGATGAGCTGCGAACGGTGCCTGAAAATGAGCCTGTGTATCATGAGGCGCTGGAGGCGCAGAAAG